One part of the Rutidosis leptorrhynchoides isolate AG116_Rl617_1_P2 chromosome 1, CSIRO_AGI_Rlap_v1, whole genome shotgun sequence genome encodes these proteins:
- the LOC139886258 gene encoding uncharacterized protein → MAPEDGATSASRNTACGGGGGGGGGRTSSGQVLKKGPWTAAEDSILMEYVKKHGEGNWNAVQRNSGLMRCGKSCRLRWANHLRPNLKKGAFTPEEERQIIELHAKFGNKWARMALHLQGRTDNEIKNYWNTRLKRRLRAGLPIYPVDFQQHQRRHQEQSLQNQTIPFSSCSSSSNRGLNSLSPMMFDTISYPVMNTPFYLQNSQSQFKILNSNGQFANRNSSPSSISFFNQGLPVQSNHVQIPKIEEVKLFENVENELPSIQSSFQVITPTCSSNEVNDHLIVQSNDVDNAISPYVSPRRNSGLLEDVLGESRALLSSQILSNESNSSETDKGKEKVTHDYFLMEEPENVTLESVFEPTDPNKTPLEDSSSAHSSIEIGEKSRGDAFEDMNVMDDDFACWLDFPSGSLQEWCGGSEDASNEKRVDESNTNTVGVDNQVEISCSQVATTETDQDQDHEWTMGSCCWKNMPGFS, encoded by the exons ATGGCTCCAGAAGATGGTGCCACCTCAGCATCAAGAAACACGgcctgtggtggtggtggtggtggcggtggtggaCGAACGTCTAGTGGACAAGTTTTGAAAAAAGGGCCATGGACCGCCGCTGAAGACTCGATTTTAATGGAATATGTTAAGAAACATGGTGAAGGGAATTGGAATGCAGTGCAACGAAATTCAGGGTTGATGAGATGTGGAAAAAGTTGTAGGTTGCGATGGGCGAATCATTTACGTCCAAATTTGAAGAAAGGCGCCTTCACACCCGAAGAGGAACGACAAATTATCGAACTTCATGCGAAATTTGGGAATAAATGGGCTCGTATGGCTCTTCAT CTTCAAGGAAGAACAGATAATGAGATCAAGAATTACTGGAATACAAGGTTAAAAAGACGTTTACGTGCCGGTTTACCAATTTATCCTGTTGATTTTCAACAACATCAACGGAGACATCAAGAACAATCGTTACAAAATCAGACGATTCCATTTTCATCTTGTTCTTCGTCATCTAATCGAGGTCTTAACTCGTTATCTCCGATGATGTTTGATACTATAAGTTATCCGGTGATGAATACGCCTTTTTATTTACAAAATTCACAATCTCAATTCAAGATTTTAAATTCAAACGGACAATTCGCGAATAGGAATAGCTCACCTTCTTCTATATCATTTTTCAATCAAGGGCTCCCGGTTCAATCTAATCATGTTCAAATACCGAAAATTGAAGAAGTTAAGTTGTTTGAAAATGTAGAAAATGAGCTCCCTTCAATCCAATCATCGTTTCAAGTAATTACTCCAACGTGTTCATCAAACGAGGTGAATGATCATTTAATCGTGCAATCGAACGATGTAGATAATGCAATTTCACCTTATGTATCTCCTCGTCGTAATAGTGGTTTATTAGAGGACGTTTTAGGTGAATCTCGAGCTTTATTAAGCTCTCAAATACTCTCAAATGAAAGTAATTCATCCGAAACTGATAAAGGTAAAGAAAAAGTCACACATGATTATTTCCTAATGGAAGAACCCGAAAATGTGACATTAGAATCGGTTTTTGAACCAACGGATCCAAACAAGACACCTTTGGAGGACTCAAGTTCGGCCCATTCATCAATAG AAATTGGAGAAAAATCACGAGGCGATGCGTTTGAAGATATGAATGTGATGGATGATGATTTCGCGTGCTGGCTCGATTTTCCATCGGGGTCACTTCAAGAGTGGTGTGGTGGAAGTGAAGATGCATCGAATGAAAAACGTGTTGATGAATCAAACACAAACACGGTTGGAGTGGACAACCAAGTCGAGATTTCGTGTTCTCAGGTTGCAACCACGGAGACAGACCAAGACCAAGATCATGAATGGACCATGGGGTCATGCTGCTGGAAAAACATGCCTGGTTTTAGCTAG